One genomic segment of Hordeum vulgare subsp. vulgare chromosome 2H, MorexV3_pseudomolecules_assembly, whole genome shotgun sequence includes these proteins:
- the LOC123430311 gene encoding uncharacterized protein LOC123430311 yields MAAAAPSRRLLLLLLVLNLLTSSTSTAPYDPPTVPELMDRFGLPRALLPKTARRYLLHSDGSFELFLDDGCEVEAGAYRVLYDIRLSGSVAPGAVTGLEGVRVRVLFVWVPITGVEVSGGVVTLSVGPVKKSFPAVGFKASPLCSTAAAAVAVDVA; encoded by the coding sequence ATGGCCGCCGCAGCCcccagccgccgcctcctcctgctcctccttgtcCTGAATCTCCTCACTAGCTCCACCTCGACGGCGCCGTACGACCCTCCTACCGTGCCGGAGCTGATGGATCGGTTCGGCCTCCCGCGCGCGCTCCTCCCGAAAACCGCCCGGCGGTACCTCCTCCACTCCGACGGCTCCTTCGAGCTCTTCCTCGATGACGGCTGCGAGGTCGAGGCCGGGGCCTACCGCGTTCTTTACGACATCAGGCTCTCCGGGTCCGTGGCGCCCGGGGCGGTCACGGGGCTCGAGGGCGTCCGCGTTCGCGTGCTGTTCGTCTGGGTCCCCATCACCGGCGTCGAGGTGAGCGGCGGGGTTGTCACCCTCAGCGTTGGTCCCGTCAAGAAGTCGTTCCCTGCCGTTGGATTCAAGGCCAGTCCGCTTTGCagtaccgccgccgccgccgtcgccgtcgatgTAGCTTAA